The DNA window CCCTCTTCTTCACTGCTTTCCTCATCTGAAGAGCTGTCGGTTAAAAGGACACCTGGAGCAACCAAGAACATTATAATGTTTGCAAGAAGCTAAAAGCTTTCTTCATTATATagattatacattttttttagacAAAAAGGTTACACAGTATTATTCACTTGTGTTTTGTTATAAACACTATTGTATCCACATTAGGGATGTCTGTGACTACTATACTTATAGTAGTCGACGAATCGTATTTAACAGTAATACAGAATCATTCAATATATACCTTCTCCTCGAGCATAATCAATGTCTAGATCCAACAGCCTATCTTTCGTTTTCGCATTTAGTTTGCCTCGCGTTAATTTATCATTCTTAAACTCGGGTCCAGCATCGTCATTCTGCTCTTCGTCACTCTGTGGCCGTTTCACGAATCTACCAGGGCTAGCTTCGTCCTTTTGAGACTCCGCACCACTTTTGTCCTCGACTTCCTCATCCTCAGAATCGGAACTCCCGTCTGACTCTTCCAACTCATAGTATTTCCTCAAATTTTCTGTGGAAGTCTCATTTACAGGTCTGCCTCTCTTATCCACAGTATATTTCACTTTAAACTTAGAATCATTGAACATAGACTGAAATCGTTTGTCGATTTTAACCTTCCTTTCATGTTTAGGTATTTGTCTGTAACGTGGATCGTTTAGATATTTTACAAAACGATTATCTTTAAGTATATCATCCATAATTACCGTAAGGTAACGTTGGAAATattacaataaatcaatattttcttcCAAATCTTCAAGAAACATAACCTAAAACCTAAAACATGTAAAACGTCAGAAAAACGTGAACGAAGATGCTTTACTCCTATAAAcgcaataataattatatcatgCTACGATTTGGATCCAGGTAAGTTAgcattttattgtaatttttattacaGATTAACATGAAACACAGAATTATTAGTGTAGTAACCACTGTTGTATGAGACTAGGTAGGAATCATTAAATTAGGGGTATTATAGTAAGTAGATTTTGAATTCACTGTGTAGCTGAAATGCGTAGATTGGATTGTTGTATAATGACACAGCTGGTCGAAAGCAGTATTTTTCTCTTGCGTAATTCGGAGGGAAATCGTAATTTTGCTTTATGTACTTACTCTATGTTATGTACACAACTTTAAGGGATGGAATAATAATACTCGTAAAATTGCTTATTTTACTTTCCTGTGTACGTTGTTAGCTAAAAATCTACTAGATCACTAGATACTTGAATTGAaaaagaaaaacagtgaaataTCACTCCATTCTGTCAAATCAAACATGTCATGTCATTGTCAAATTACTTGCACTGCACTAGCACTACAGCATTTCATCGATTTGAGATTTCatcagatttaaataataataagtaaatattacctattaaaatatacaaaatgaatagTATCGGAGAAGAGTGCACCGAGCTTAAGAAGAAATATGACGATTGTTTTAATTCTTGGTTTTCGGACAGATTTCTGAAGGGCGACCACGATGATTCAATGTGCGCCGGAATATTCAAGATTTATCAAGAATGTGTTAAGGTAGATCAGATTAAATAGGTCGAGATCGATTTGGTTATTCGAGTTTGTAATGTACTTATCTGAATCTTCTTACTGCTTTGTTTCAGAACGCTATGAAGGCGCAGAACATCGATTTTAAAGAAATTGATAAAGACGTCCTGGGCACAGAGTTCGAGTTCAAAGCACCCCCATCTGGGAGCAGTTGACAGATGTATCGTTGCATCTGTGCTTTGAGTTCCATGACATGTTGGAAACCAGTAAAGCCACAACAGTTGGAGTACAATGTGAAGAACAATACCTCACTAGTCTGAGAACAATGTTTTTTGTTCCGTCGTAAAGTTTAACTACATTAGTTACAGTAATATAAAAGCAATGTGTGTTACACAATAATCCGTAATTATTTCTTGTTTAAGTGCTATCTATCAGTAGGCAAAAAAGTTATTGATGTGCTTAGAGCATActccttttttaaatattgatataAATGCTTATGAATTGCATTCTGTGGCATATCCTTTTTAAGCACATAGTTGTTAGAATGTATGTTTGTGTAAATAGATAATAGATACTacaaattttatgaaataaatggatttattttgaaaatgagTTGATACATATAGGGAATAAGTAAATTATTGGTTATTATCGCTGGCTGGTATCTCTTGGTCGGTACACAATTCCACGGCTCTTCATTTCCCTGATGACTCCAGCTGGAAGGCGTCCAGATACTGAGATTGCATAAACTCCTTGGCGAAACCGGCCTGTTGAAAAAAACAACAGTATTTTGGATTCTTGGAAGAACACTTTTAGAGGATACACCATAAGACCATAACACATAGTTGTACATGGTGTTGACTGTATTTCCATTTAGTCCAAACATCCCACTGGGAACTGATGGGGATAGATTGCATTATACAAATCATTCTCATTTATCCCACCTTAATGTACTACAATATTTAATGGCGCCTAGAGTCAAAGGGCAGTGACAAATGGGTATGGGTACTGTGGGTACGTATGGGACACCATGGAGTATATTCTCTTAATTACTTCCCAATTCACCAGAATCTGGTTTCGTGGGATTGTGATATAGGAATTAATGATTTATAAATCCAGTGAAACTCATGTAAATCCAAATCACTACAGTTGAGTGGTTATAGATAATTCTATAGATGAACAGAACTTACTGATGCGTTGCCACTTGCACACCCAACTGTCCTCAGGGCTCATTACTGCTATCAtactgaaaataaatttaattcaaatCAGAATTGTTAAATTATAGGTATTAGGAAGAAGAAAGTCCTCAGAAATTTTTAGTAATGTAACTTTAGTTACTAATGAAATAGAAAAGAGATAAGTGTAATAATTCACAACATAGAGAGGAACTACActtcataaaaaatacaaaaaaagtaaaataggcTAGGTATAATATGGCTAGGAATTTCAATATTATCATACACAGAACTGTTCTGTTAGAGTAGTCAGagctatttaagtatgtagtgATAgaagtgttattttattttaacacgtagtgcgccattttttgtgTGGTAGTGAcacaaaaaatggcgcactatgTCAGAAACtggtcgtaatttataaccgcTTGTATGGCAAGAACCCTTCCACATCTGAACAAAGTTTATGAGTGCCCAACTGGCGGCTGGCAGGTTATCGCTGTTGAATGTGTTAAACATCCAACTTCTATGGAATTATGATATTTACTTATCACTTGCATCATTTGGGCTGTTAAAATCTTAGTTTGACTTAGGGGCTAAGTTTGATTCTTATGTGAATATTGGCTCCCTTAAAGCAGCTTGGTTTGTGAATTGTGAAAGCCTGCCATATAAGAGGCATTTTGACTATATTAGATAGAAGCTACTTCGCTAAAAGGAAGAAATAAAAGAGTAAAATCTACTGAACTTAGTAGTTTACCAACCCATCGAAATTGTTACTCGTGCAATCATAAACATTGTCTTTGTTTTGTTTCATTCGAAGAAACTCGTCGCAATTATCACATCCATCGTACTCAAATTGGTCGAAAGTCTGAAATGAAGAGTGCAAAAATAGTATACTTGGTTatattgaaatgaaaatattaaatttctAACGAGGTGACATGCTTACCTTTATTAAAGAGCAAACTAAACAGGCCCGAAGGCCTCTTAAATCTTTTGGCACCACATCCAAGTTTAAAGACATTGTGTCTGTTACTTTATAAGTTGTCCAATTTAGCGCTGTAATATTCTAGGGagcaatattttataattttgtttagAAGATGCGAATGCGACAACACAATACTGACACTTTCAATTGACATTAAGAGCCCATAGACTATAGAAATACAAGAATGCAATGCACAGACAGCATAGAAAATGATTGTAGGGTGGTTTTGACAGGTTGTTAAACTTTGGAATCTAAAACAAGTCCACCAATATTACAATATAATTCCTCGTGaacatatattaaaatataacttataCGAATATATCATGTTCTAAAATTTTGTTTTCAGCCTATGCAGTTTAGTTTTTTGAACCAGTTTTGATATCTGAGAGCGCTCGTTCATTCGCTCTAAAAATCGTACAGTTGGTAGCACTGACGCCGTTGTTATTTGTCTATGGTTATTTTCATGTCCACATTCTACACTAGATGGCGATGTTGGGGCTTTCCTTTACCCGTTGTTTTACATGTGTGAATTTATTAAAGTACCCACAATTAAATTACAATTCGTGTATGGCCTCCCTACTTTACTATAatctcgtcaaattaaagcgaAAATTGGCAATCAGCTGAAATAAATCTTGTAGTTTTGTAAATGGGCAGTGGGCAcagttgaggagtgtcttttaaaaagggcttatttccactttgaactttttttgggaaatcgagaaaaacataattccacggtattggttttgaaattaatatttaatttgcaaaattgtaatattgtaagttgacgttaatgctatgattacatcaaacgtaacatgtgtacctaaataaatatttaattaccatatgtttttgagaattaagcacttttgatgcgaacttttgggaattaagcccttttgttgtggccttgtagcgtaaatgttattattttaaaatagttttattttatttttggatt is part of the Leguminivora glycinivorella isolate SPB_JAAS2020 chromosome 10, LegGlyc_1.1, whole genome shotgun sequence genome and encodes:
- the LOC125230327 gene encoding TP53-regulated inhibitor of apoptosis 1-like, which translates into the protein MNSIGEECTELKKKYDDCFNSWFSDRFLKGDHDDSMCAGIFKIYQECVKNAMKAQNIDFKEIDKDVLGTEFEFKAPPSGSS
- the LOC125230326 gene encoding transcription elongation factor SPT4, which encodes MSLNLDVVPKDLRGLRACLVCSLIKTFDQFEYDGCDNCDEFLRMKQNKDNVYDCTSNNFDGMIAVMSPEDSWVCKWQRISRFRQGVYAISVSGRLPAGVIREMKSRGIVYRPRDTSQR